In Pseudoalteromonas xiamenensis, the following are encoded in one genomic region:
- a CDS encoding dicarboxylate/amino acid:cation symporter yields MSNLKTISLTTKILIGMLLGILIGLSLQFILGDQQDIVIPLGLFDFPVKNFFVDGLFNIGGQIFIASLKMLVVPLVFISLVCGTCSLSDPKKLGRLGGKSLFLYLVTTAIAITVAISFALIVAPGEGVTIPTDASYEAKQAPSLVDVIIGMFPTNPIDAMASGNMLQVIVFALLFGIAMALSGESGKRVAVLFDDLNNVVLKLVTILMNLAPYGVFCLMAKLFTTIEISIIKSLAKYFCVVVAALLFHAFVNYSLILKILTGLNPLIFLKKMEDACMFAFSTSSSSATMPVTLETATKKLGAKNSVASFTIPLGATINMDGTAIMQGVATVFIAQVYGIDLTIQDYLMVIVTATLASVGTAGVPGVGLIMLAMVLNQVGLPVEGIAIIIGVDRLLDMTRTAVNITGDCMVTCVVAKSEGELNVDTFNDPEAAKQLEDYPPKF; encoded by the coding sequence ATGTCCAATTTGAAAACAATAAGTTTAACGACAAAAATTCTAATAGGTATGCTGCTTGGTATACTTATCGGTCTTAGCCTCCAGTTTATTCTTGGAGATCAACAAGATATTGTTATCCCCCTTGGCCTTTTTGATTTTCCCGTTAAGAACTTTTTTGTTGATGGCTTATTTAATATTGGCGGTCAGATTTTTATTGCCAGCTTAAAAATGCTCGTTGTGCCTCTCGTTTTTATCTCTTTAGTGTGCGGTACATGTAGTTTAAGTGATCCTAAAAAATTAGGACGACTTGGTGGAAAATCACTGTTTCTCTATCTGGTCACTACCGCTATAGCTATCACTGTTGCCATCAGTTTTGCTCTGATTGTTGCGCCAGGTGAAGGTGTCACTATCCCGACCGATGCGAGCTATGAGGCAAAACAAGCGCCAAGTCTAGTTGATGTTATTATTGGTATGTTTCCAACCAACCCAATTGATGCAATGGCATCTGGAAACATGCTGCAAGTAATCGTATTCGCGTTACTTTTCGGTATCGCGATGGCGTTAAGTGGTGAATCTGGAAAACGTGTCGCGGTGCTCTTCGATGATTTGAATAATGTCGTTCTTAAACTAGTTACAATTTTGATGAATTTGGCGCCTTATGGCGTCTTCTGTTTAATGGCTAAGTTATTTACGACTATTGAAATATCAATTATTAAAAGCTTAGCTAAATACTTTTGCGTCGTTGTAGCTGCCCTTCTTTTCCATGCATTTGTAAATTACTCTTTGATTCTAAAAATACTTACAGGTCTCAATCCATTAATATTCCTAAAGAAAATGGAAGACGCGTGTATGTTTGCATTTAGTACATCAAGCTCAAGTGCAACTATGCCCGTTACCCTTGAAACGGCAACAAAAAAATTAGGCGCCAAGAACTCTGTCGCTTCTTTTACTATACCACTTGGTGCGACCATTAATATGGATGGCACGGCAATCATGCAGGGTGTTGCAACGGTATTCATTGCACAGGTTTACGGCATTGACCTTACTATTCAAGATTACTTAATGGTAATCGTGACCGCGACTCTCGCATCAGTTGGTACCGCTGGCGTGCCAGGTGTAGGCCTGATAATGCTTGCAATGGTGCTAAACCAAGTTGGTTTACCTGTTGAAGGTATAGCCATTATCATCGGCGTTGACCGATTGCTCGATATGACACGCACTGCGGTAAATATTACCGGAGACTGTATGGTTACGTGTGTTGTTGCAAAGTCCGAAGGGGAACTTAACGTTGATACATTTAACGATCCTGAAGCTGCTAAGCAATTAGAAGACTACCCTCCAAAATTTTAA
- the sohB gene encoding protease SohB — translation MEFLYEYGLFLAKSVTVVVAIGAIVALIVSAGVKPTKKGSIEITDLSQKVKEAKADFQAQVLDKKEFKKWHKENKKEGIKKPESTTFVIDFKGSLDANEVQSLREEVTAVLHFADSTKDKVLLNLESGGGVVHGYGLAASQLQRIKSAGIPLTIAIDKVAASGGYMMACLADKIVAAPFAIVGSIGVIAQIPNFNKLLKKHDIDYEQITAGEYKRTLTLFGENTDKGREKFKEEIEQTHGLFKQFVAEARPKVDIDRVATGEHWFARQAIELDLVDELKTSDELIIQATNDSKVLKVQFKTRKSLPERLGVSVAVTVEKLFQSALSRFKYQ, via the coding sequence TTGGAATTTTTATATGAATATGGATTATTTTTAGCCAAATCTGTGACGGTGGTGGTCGCTATCGGCGCTATTGTTGCGCTGATTGTTTCTGCAGGCGTAAAGCCAACAAAGAAAGGCTCAATCGAAATTACCGATCTTTCGCAGAAGGTTAAAGAAGCCAAAGCGGACTTTCAGGCTCAGGTTCTTGATAAAAAAGAGTTTAAAAAATGGCATAAAGAAAACAAAAAAGAGGGTATCAAAAAGCCAGAAAGCACCACATTTGTAATCGACTTTAAAGGGTCCTTAGATGCGAATGAGGTTCAGTCGTTGCGTGAAGAAGTCACTGCGGTACTGCATTTTGCGGATTCAACGAAAGACAAAGTATTACTTAATCTTGAAAGTGGTGGTGGTGTTGTGCATGGTTATGGACTTGCAGCATCACAGTTACAACGTATTAAAAGTGCGGGGATCCCGCTTACCATTGCAATAGACAAAGTAGCAGCGAGTGGCGGATATATGATGGCTTGTTTAGCTGACAAAATTGTTGCAGCGCCATTTGCTATTGTTGGCTCAATTGGAGTCATTGCGCAGATTCCTAATTTTAATAAATTGCTGAAAAAGCACGATATTGACTATGAACAGATTACCGCTGGGGAATATAAACGTACGTTAACGCTGTTTGGTGAAAACACGGACAAAGGGCGTGAGAAATTTAAAGAAGAAATTGAACAGACTCACGGTTTGTTTAAGCAATTTGTAGCGGAAGCAAGGCCTAAAGTTGACATCGACAGAGTCGCAACAGGCGAACATTGGTTTGCCCGACAAGCGATTGAATTAGATCTAGTGGATGAGCTTAAAACGAGTGACGAGCTAATCATTCAGGCAACAAATGATAGTAAAGTACTTAAGGTGCAATTCAAGACGAGAAAGTCACTGCCTGAGCGCTTAGGAGTGAGTGTCGCAGTTACTGTTGAAAAACTGTTTCAATCTGCGCTTAGTCGATTTAAGTATCAGTAA